One genomic segment of Primulina tabacum isolate GXHZ01 chromosome 9, ASM2559414v2, whole genome shotgun sequence includes these proteins:
- the LOC142556533 gene encoding uncharacterized protein LOC142556533, which yields MPTPFLSAKIDHFIFSRNFCQTLLISGLVLYVTLTSFYPLQNLDLILKWAPPSASSSSSSFTSRQILHSEPTNLNHVAFGLLGSIKMWPHRRAYLEAWWRPNKTRGYVYLDQAPPPEFLPWPATAPPYRIVDDLSKLFQETKPRYELMPRMVHGILELFREEHENVRWVVMGDDDSVFFVDNIVDVLAEYDHTKYFYLGWHSESVISNFWFSFQQAFGGGGIVLSYPLARALANDMDSCLLRYVQLSSADLITMACIADVGVNLTPHKGIHQVDLHGDFSGFLSAHPKVPLMTFHHFDAMDPIFPGKDRFESTRHLMKAADADQSRLLQQSICYHRRNRWSFSISWGYSANIYENILPRSYLQTPIETFTPWANGPERPFYMFDTRLPSDNPCEAAHVFFFDSVQESDVGDKFVTRYFRARRRGFGVCPVGGNHSAESITEIKVFSPAKKRLQIDRCECCDVVRVDESKAEINYRECKIDEIIA from the exons ATGCCAACCCCATTCTTATCTGCTAAAATCGACCATTTCATCTTCTCAAGAAACTTCTGCCAAACCCTACTAATCTCAGGCCTTGTTCTGTATGTAACCTTGACCTCCTTTTACCCCTTACAAAACCTCGATTTGATCTTGAAATGGGCTCCTCCTTCtgcatcttcatcatcttcttcttttACATCGAGACAGATCCTCCATTCCGAGCCGACAAATCTGAACCACGTAGCCTTCGGGCTTCTGGGGTCGATAAAAATGTGGCCACACCGAAGGGCATACCTCGAAGCATGGTGGAGGCCGAACAAGACCCGTGGCTACGTTTACCTAGACCAAGCTCCCCCGCCGGAATTCCTCCCATGGCCGGCAACCGCCCCGCCATACAGGATCGTGGATGACTTGTCGAAACTTTTTCAAGAAACCAAACCCCGGTACGAGCTCATGCCAAGAATGGTACACGGTATACTCGAACTCTTCAGGGAAGAACACGAAAACGTGCGATGGGTTGTGATGGGAGACGACGATTCTGTCTTCTTCGTCGATAACATAGTCGACGTGCTTGCCGAGTACGATCACACAAAGTATTTTTACTTGGGTTGGCATTCTGAGAGTGTGATCTCGAATTTCTGGTTCTCGTTCCAGCAAGCCTTCGGCGGCGGCGGGATCGTGCTGAGTTACCCTTTGGCGAGAGCTCTGGCGAATGATATGGACAGTTGTCTGCTTAGGTATGTGCAGTTAAGCTCTGCAGATTTGATAACAATGGCGTGCATTGCGGATGTTGGAGTCAACCTGACTCCACACAAAGGGATTCATCAG gTGGATTTGCATGGCGATTTCTCCGGCTTCCTCTCAGCGCACCCCAAAGTCCCTCTCATGACATTCCACCACTTCGATGCAATGGACCCCATTTTCCCTGGCAAGGACCGTTTCGAGTCCACGCGCCACCTCATGAAGGCGGCCGACGCTGACCAGTCTCGCCTCTTACAGCAATCCATCTGCTATCACCGGCGGAATCGGTGGTCTTTTTCAATCTCCTGGGGCTATTCTGCTAATATATACGAAAATATACTGCCTCGGAGCTACCTGCAGACTCCCATAGAGACTTTCACACCGTGGGCCAACGGACCCGAGAGGCCATTTTACATGTTCGATACGCGGCTGCCGTCAGATAACCCCTGCGAAGCTGCCCATGTTTTCTTTTTTGATTCGGTACAAGAAAGTGATGTAGGCGATAAGTTTGTTACTAGATATTTTCGAGCTCGACGTCGAGGTTTCGGGGTTTGTCCCGTGGGGGGTAACCATTCTGCGGAATCGATCAcagaaatcaaagtcttctccCCAGCGAAGAAGCGTCTCCAG ATAGATCGATGTGAATGTTGTGACGTTGTTCGAGTGGATGAGTCCAAAGCAGAGATCAACTATCGGGAGTGCAAGATAGACGAGATTATTGCttga